A stretch of DNA from Roseovarius faecimaris:
GCGGTCGATATCCGCCGCGTCGGCCAGGGCCTGCTCGGCCAGAACCTCGCCCGTGCCGGGGTTGACCACCTCGACACGGCCCGCGCCGCCATCGACCCAACTGCCGTCCACATAGTTCTGCCAATAGGGCTTGATCTGCATCGGTGGTCTTCCTTTCTTCAGGCTGTCAGCCGGTGCGCATGAAGCCGCTGATAATGCGGCTGCATCCGGCGATACACCTGTTGCACGCGCGGCGCACACTCCGCAAGCTCCACATAACGGCGCTCCTGCCGGGTCAGGCCCGTGGATTTGGCAAGGTTGCCATGAAACGACCCGCCATCCCACCAGCTATGCGCCGAAGGGTCGCCGCCCGGCGCCCAGCTCAGCGCCTCGGGGATAAAGGGGATACCCACCGCGTTGCAGAAGGCAGCGGTCATCGCCTCGGGGTTCTCCAGAAGATCATCGCTGTCGATCACCGGTGGCGGGCTGCCGTTCAAAGCCCACAAGAGGTCAAACAGGGCGCGCTGTTCGGGGAAGCCTACTTCGCCCTCGTGAAAGTCGGGCCATTTGTCATGCATGGAGGTGATCGTCTTGGCCGGGTCACGGATGAGAAAGGCATGAGTGAAATGCGACAGGAACTCAGGCGTCCACATGTGATTGATGTAATGCGGAAAATCCTTGAGGAAAACCGGGCCATGCGCGGCGCGCGCCTGAATGTCCTGCCAGACACTTTCCAAGGTCAGCCCCGGTGTGGTCTTGTCGCCGGGCTGGAAGCGTTGCCAGAGCGGCTCTTCGCCCTGATACCAGGCCTCACCGAAGGGTTCGTGCAGGCAGTCGAGATCGCCGCGCTGGCGCATCATCCATTCAAACGCGGTGGAGGTGGAGCGCGGCACGGCCCAGAGGGCAACGATTTTATGCATTGAGGCTCTCCAGAAGCTGGCCTTGCGGGGTGACGGGACCAAGCCCCAGATCCTTGAAAATCCGCCAGTAAAGGGCCGTGTCATGGCCGATGACGGG
This window harbors:
- a CDS encoding sulfotransferase family protein; the protein is MHKIVALWAVPRSTSTAFEWMMRQRGDLDCLHEPFGEAWYQGEEPLWQRFQPGDKTTPGLTLESVWQDIQARAAHGPVFLKDFPHYINHMWTPEFLSHFTHAFLIRDPAKTITSMHDKWPDFHEGEVGFPEQRALFDLLWALNGSPPPVIDSDDLLENPEAMTAAFCNAVGIPFIPEALSWAPGGDPSAHSWWDGGSFHGNLAKSTGLTRQERRYVELAECAPRVQQVYRRMQPHYQRLHAHRLTA